The following are encoded in a window of Streptomyces sp. 11x1 genomic DNA:
- a CDS encoding GNAT family N-acetyltransferase — MTDLRIRAATPDDLDAVLAFWKVAAEGTSISDDRDGVERLVARDPESLILAELDGELVGTVVAGFDGWRCHLYRLAVHPGRRRRGIGSALLTAAEERFLRLGGRRGDAMVLVRNETAQHAWRAAGYAPEEKWRRWVKPLGD, encoded by the coding sequence ATGACCGACCTGCGTATACGGGCCGCAACGCCCGACGACCTCGACGCCGTGCTCGCCTTCTGGAAGGTGGCCGCCGAGGGCACGAGCATCAGTGACGACCGCGACGGCGTCGAGCGACTGGTGGCCCGCGACCCCGAGTCGCTGATCCTCGCCGAGTTGGACGGAGAGCTGGTGGGCACGGTCGTCGCCGGCTTCGACGGCTGGCGATGCCATCTGTACCGGCTCGCGGTGCACCCCGGGCGCCGCCGCAGGGGCATCGGTTCGGCGCTGCTCACCGCCGCCGAGGAGCGGTTCCTACGGCTCGGCGGGCGACGCGGGGACGCGATGGTGCTCGTCCGCAACGAGACGGCCCAGCATGCCTGGCGAGCGGCCGGGTACGCGCCGGAGGAGAAGTGGCGGCGATGGGTGAAGCCGCTCGGGGACTGA
- a CDS encoding hemolysin family protein has translation MTAVQLLIGFATLVVNAFFVGAEFALISVRRSQIEPYAEQGDRRARSVLWGLEHVSALMAAAQLGITLCTLVLGVVAEPAIEHLLEPLFHAVGVPEGAGHAISFVIALALATYLHMLLGEMVPKNIALAEPVRSALLLGPPLVTLSRALRPVIFTVNAFANTLLKLMRIETKDEVAATFSDTELARLVADSSEAGLIDDRAQERLRDALELGRRPVRDVVLPLERVVYAGMGVTPEELERLSAESGFSRFPVVDEGRRIVGYLHVKDALDAAPRDVPFSVRDMRSIARVRETTPLDDVLTAMRRSRTHLAAVLGEDGRLAGIVTMEDVLRELFGQPAV, from the coding sequence ATGACCGCCGTCCAGCTGCTGATCGGCTTCGCGACGCTGGTCGTCAACGCCTTCTTCGTGGGCGCCGAGTTCGCCCTGATCTCCGTACGCCGCAGCCAGATCGAACCGTACGCCGAACAGGGCGACCGCCGGGCCCGCAGTGTGCTGTGGGGCCTGGAGCACGTGTCCGCGCTGATGGCGGCCGCGCAGCTCGGCATCACGCTGTGCACCCTGGTGCTCGGTGTGGTCGCGGAACCCGCGATCGAGCACCTGCTGGAGCCGCTGTTCCACGCGGTGGGCGTGCCGGAGGGCGCGGGCCACGCGATCTCGTTCGTGATCGCCCTGGCGCTCGCCACCTATCTCCACATGCTGCTCGGCGAGATGGTGCCGAAGAACATCGCCCTCGCGGAGCCGGTGCGCAGCGCCCTGCTGCTCGGTCCGCCTCTGGTGACGCTGTCGCGTGCGCTGCGCCCGGTGATCTTCACGGTCAACGCGTTCGCGAACACGCTGCTGAAGCTGATGCGGATCGAGACGAAGGACGAGGTCGCGGCGACCTTCTCGGACACCGAGCTGGCCCGTCTCGTCGCGGACTCCAGCGAGGCCGGCCTCATCGACGACCGTGCGCAGGAGCGGTTGCGCGACGCCCTCGAACTGGGCCGCAGGCCCGTGCGGGACGTGGTGCTCCCGCTGGAGCGGGTCGTCTACGCGGGCATGGGCGTCACCCCCGAGGAACTGGAGCGGCTGTCGGCCGAATCCGGGTTCTCCCGCTTCCCCGTGGTCGACGAGGGGCGCCGGATCGTGGGGTACCTCCATGTGAAGGACGCGCTCGACGCGGCCCCTCGGGACGTGCCGTTCTCCGTCCGCGACATGCGGTCCATCGCCCGGGTGCGGGAGACCACGCCGCTGGACGACGTCCTCACCGCGATGCGCCGCAGCCGGACCCATCTGGCGGCCGTGCTGGGCGAGGACGGCCGACTCGCGGGCATCGTGACCATGGAGGACGTCCTGAGGGAACTGTTCGGACAGCCCGCCGTCTGA
- a CDS encoding ABC transporter permease, whose protein sequence is MLKATLRSFLAHKGRLLLSALAVILSVAFVAGSLIFSDTVTRTFDRLFASTSADVTVGPKDDGLEGQLPTGAQETVPASLAERIAGIDGVADAYIDVSVENVTVVDSENQSVGPTTGAPTIATDWHPSDRSPVKLTSGHAPEGPGQALLDADTAKNKDVRIGDTLRVLARPGSFEVEVVGIATFTTTNPGSALVFLDTQVAQTELLGDPDAATEISVTAGPGVSDDVLKRRIADALGPTAYEYETADEQAESAAASLGGFLDVIKYVMLGFAGIATLVGMFLIVNTFSMLIAQRTRELGLLRAMGADRRQVRRSVLTEAALLGLVGSTLGLAMGIGLAFGLIALMGAFGMNLKSTEMVIGVGTPVAAYVVGLGVTFVAAYLPARRASAVSPMAALADAEIAGAGRPLKVRAVVGAVVGAAGAAALAGCAVSSDTGSAASLLGLGVVLTLIATVIAGPLLVRPVIRVLGGAFPALFGSVGRMSQRNALRNPRRTGATAAALMVGIALVGGMSVASASMTKSFDQEIDKTLGADFVVQNQNFLPFPQEVTDKVRATDGVGLVVRQRFTPVAVRLPDGTRIETTAGAYDARLDEVANVTYARGDSAAALADGAIAMDVEFAREHDVSVGDTIPVRFPAGKSAELKVAALTDQDTADGFGMQGGLFFGTGTIESQVPDGQDSALYVNTGSGVDADELRANLERTLEAYPQVQVRDQADYKELVRGQIAVLLYLVYALLGLAIVIAVLGVVNTLALSVVERTREIGLLRAIGLARRQLRRMIRLESVVIAVFGAVLGLALGLVWGVCVQQVLALQGMKALAIPWGTVVAVVIGSAVVGVVAALLPALRASRMNVLAAIAHE, encoded by the coding sequence GTGCTCAAGGCGACCCTGCGGAGTTTCCTGGCGCACAAGGGGCGGCTGCTGCTCTCGGCACTCGCGGTGATCCTGTCCGTGGCGTTCGTCGCGGGCAGCCTGATCTTCTCGGACACGGTCACCCGCACCTTCGACCGGCTCTTCGCCTCCACCTCGGCCGATGTGACCGTGGGCCCCAAGGACGACGGGCTGGAGGGCCAGCTGCCCACCGGGGCGCAGGAGACGGTGCCCGCCTCGCTCGCCGAGCGGATCGCGGGCATCGACGGCGTCGCGGACGCCTACATCGACGTGTCCGTGGAGAACGTCACGGTCGTCGACAGCGAGAACCAGTCGGTGGGACCGACTACGGGCGCCCCGACCATCGCCACCGACTGGCACCCCAGCGACCGCAGCCCCGTGAAGCTGACGAGCGGGCACGCGCCGGAGGGCCCCGGCCAGGCGCTGCTGGACGCGGACACCGCGAAGAACAAGGACGTGCGGATCGGCGACACCCTGAGGGTCCTCGCCCGGCCGGGCTCCTTCGAGGTGGAGGTCGTCGGCATCGCCACCTTCACCACCACCAACCCCGGCTCCGCGCTCGTCTTCCTCGACACCCAGGTCGCGCAGACCGAACTGCTGGGCGACCCCGACGCCGCCACCGAAATCTCGGTGACCGCCGGGCCGGGGGTGAGCGACGACGTGCTCAAACGGCGGATCGCCGACGCGCTGGGGCCGACGGCGTACGAGTACGAGACGGCAGACGAGCAGGCCGAGTCGGCCGCCGCGTCGCTCGGCGGATTCCTCGACGTCATCAAATACGTGATGCTCGGTTTCGCCGGCATCGCGACGCTCGTCGGGATGTTCCTCATCGTCAACACCTTCTCGATGCTGATCGCCCAACGCACCCGCGAGCTGGGCCTGTTGCGCGCGATGGGTGCCGACCGGCGGCAGGTGCGGCGGTCGGTGCTGACCGAGGCGGCGCTGCTCGGCCTGGTCGGGTCGACGCTCGGTCTCGCCATGGGCATCGGACTGGCCTTCGGACTGATCGCGCTCATGGGCGCCTTCGGGATGAACCTGAAGTCGACCGAGATGGTGATCGGCGTGGGAACGCCCGTCGCGGCCTACGTCGTGGGGCTCGGCGTGACCTTCGTGGCGGCCTATCTGCCGGCGCGCCGGGCGTCGGCCGTGTCGCCGATGGCGGCGCTCGCGGACGCCGAGATCGCCGGGGCCGGGCGGCCCCTGAAGGTCCGCGCGGTGGTCGGCGCGGTCGTCGGGGCGGCGGGTGCCGCCGCACTGGCCGGGTGCGCGGTGTCGTCCGACACGGGGTCGGCGGCCTCCCTGCTCGGCCTCGGTGTGGTCCTCACGCTCATCGCGACGGTCATCGCGGGACCGCTCCTCGTGCGGCCGGTGATCCGCGTCCTGGGCGGGGCGTTCCCCGCGTTGTTCGGCTCCGTGGGCCGGATGAGCCAGCGCAACGCCCTGCGCAACCCGCGCCGGACCGGGGCCACCGCCGCCGCGTTGATGGTGGGCATCGCGCTGGTCGGCGGCATGTCCGTGGCGAGCGCGTCGATGACGAAGTCCTTCGACCAGGAGATCGACAAGACCCTCGGCGCCGACTTCGTCGTCCAGAACCAGAACTTCCTGCCGTTCCCGCAGGAGGTCACCGACAAGGTCCGCGCCACCGACGGCGTCGGCCTCGTCGTACGGCAGCGGTTCACCCCGGTCGCGGTCCGGCTGCCGGACGGGACACGGATCGAGACGACCGCCGGGGCCTACGACGCGCGGCTCGACGAGGTCGCGAACGTGACCTACGCCCGGGGTGACAGCGCGGCCGCGCTCGCGGACGGTGCCATCGCCATGGACGTGGAGTTCGCGCGGGAGCACGACGTGAGCGTCGGCGACACGATCCCGGTGCGGTTCCCCGCCGGGAAGAGCGCCGAGCTGAAGGTGGCCGCGCTCACCGACCAGGACACCGCCGACGGCTTCGGGATGCAGGGCGGGCTGTTCTTCGGGACGGGCACCATCGAGTCCCAGGTGCCCGACGGACAGGACTCTGCGCTGTACGTGAACACGGGTTCCGGCGTGGACGCCGACGAGCTGCGCGCGAACCTGGAGCGGACGCTCGAGGCGTATCCGCAGGTGCAGGTCCGCGACCAGGCCGACTACAAGGAGCTGGTGCGGGGCCAGATCGCCGTACTGCTCTATCTGGTCTACGCGTTGCTGGGCCTCGCGATCGTCATCGCCGTGCTCGGCGTGGTCAACACCCTCGCCCTGTCGGTGGTGGAGCGCACCCGGGAGATCGGGCTGCTGCGCGCGATCGGGCTGGCCAGGCGGCAGTTGCGGCGGATGATCCGGCTGGAGTCGGTGGTGATCGCCGTGTTCGGTGCCGTCCTCGGGCTCGCGCTGGGGCTGGTCTGGGGCGTGTGTGTGCAGCAGGTGCTGGCACTGCAGGGGATGAAGGCGCTGGCGATCCCGTGGGGCACGGTCGTCGCCGTCGTGATCGGCTCCGCGGTCGTGGGCGTGGTGGCGGCCCTGCTGCCGGCCCTGCGGGCGTCCCGGATGAACGTGCTGGCGGCCATCGCGCACGAGTGA
- a CDS encoding hemolysin family protein yields MTEVLLLLVAVLLSLICGAFVAAEFSLTTVDRGRLERAVERGERGAAGALKAVRNLTFQLSGAQLGITVTNLVVGMLAEPSIAKLIAGPLEAVGVPGSASSSVALVIGTALSTVVLMVVGELVPKNWAISAPLPVAKKVANPQRWFSAAFRPFITHLNNTANRLVRLFGIEPAEELASARGPQELAALARHSAKEGALEEDTAELFVRTLNLADLTAENVMTPRVQVIALDAQATCEDVANATRATGLSRFPVYRGSLDSVIGTAHIKDVLAVPAERRLRTSVAELLREPLFVPESLTVDRVLDRLSGKRTMAVVIDEYGGTAGVVTLEDIVEEVVGEVRDEHDPHETPDLAPVGTDENGRELYSADGSARTDQLARVGLRAPEGPYETLAGLVATELGRIPAVGDTVEVVGWRLDVVDAAGRRAARVLLHAPVATAEEHEEETR; encoded by the coding sequence ATGACCGAAGTGCTCCTCCTTCTGGTGGCGGTGCTGCTCTCGCTGATCTGTGGTGCCTTCGTCGCCGCCGAGTTCTCGCTGACCACGGTCGACCGGGGCCGGCTGGAACGAGCCGTGGAGCGCGGCGAACGGGGCGCCGCGGGCGCCCTCAAGGCCGTACGGAACCTGACGTTCCAGCTCTCCGGCGCACAGCTCGGCATCACCGTCACCAACCTGGTCGTCGGCATGCTCGCCGAACCGTCCATCGCCAAGCTGATCGCGGGCCCGCTGGAGGCTGTCGGCGTGCCGGGCTCCGCGTCGAGCTCCGTGGCCCTCGTCATCGGTACGGCCCTGTCGACCGTCGTACTGATGGTCGTCGGCGAGCTGGTGCCCAAGAACTGGGCGATCTCCGCGCCGCTGCCGGTGGCGAAGAAGGTGGCGAACCCGCAGCGCTGGTTCAGCGCCGCGTTCCGGCCGTTCATCACCCACCTCAACAACACCGCCAACCGTCTCGTACGGCTCTTCGGCATCGAGCCCGCCGAGGAGCTGGCCTCCGCGCGCGGCCCCCAGGAGCTCGCGGCCCTCGCCCGGCATTCGGCCAAGGAGGGCGCCCTGGAGGAGGACACCGCCGAGCTGTTCGTGCGCACGCTCAACCTGGCCGACCTGACCGCGGAGAACGTGATGACCCCGCGCGTGCAGGTCATCGCCCTCGACGCCCAGGCGACCTGCGAGGACGTGGCGAACGCGACCCGGGCCACCGGCCTTTCCCGCTTCCCCGTCTACCGCGGCAGCCTCGACTCGGTCATCGGCACCGCGCACATCAAGGACGTCCTGGCCGTGCCCGCCGAGCGCCGGCTGCGCACCTCCGTCGCCGAACTGCTGCGCGAGCCGCTGTTCGTCCCCGAGTCGCTGACCGTCGACCGGGTCCTCGACCGGCTCTCGGGCAAGCGCACCATGGCCGTCGTCATCGACGAGTACGGCGGGACCGCCGGCGTCGTGACCCTGGAGGACATCGTCGAGGAGGTCGTCGGCGAGGTCCGCGACGAGCACGACCCGCACGAGACACCCGACCTGGCGCCCGTCGGCACCGACGAGAACGGCCGCGAGCTGTACTCCGCCGACGGCTCGGCCCGCACCGACCAGCTCGCCCGCGTCGGCCTGCGGGCGCCCGAGGGACCGTACGAGACGCTCGCGGGTCTCGTCGCCACCGAGCTGGGCCGCATACCGGCCGTCGGGGACACCGTGGAGGTCGTCGGCTGGCGGCTCGATGTGGTGGACGCGGCGGGGCGCCGGGCCGCGCGAGTGCTCCTGCACGCGCCGGTCGCGACCGCCGAGGAGCACGAGGAGGAGACCCGATGA
- a CDS encoding LLM class F420-dependent oxidoreductase: MPRPFRFGVSLLSPTSAGEWRAKCRRAEQLGYDVILVPDHLGMPAPFPSLVAAAEATERPRLGTFVLNAGFWNPTLLAREVATTDALTGGRLELGLGTGYVPAEHEKAGLPWGSPGERVDHLLRTVEEVDRLLGSADHQPRPAQRPRVPLLIGANGDQMLRATAEHADIAAFTGARAVGGGKLEPLTAEELDERVGRYQEFAAGRKEPAELNLLIQIVELTDDRAAAVRPWLGHLPNLSEEQALRLPLVLVGTLEEIVDQVLAQRERYGFSYLTVLEPNMEAFAKVVEALRGR; this comes from the coding sequence ATGCCGCGCCCGTTCCGCTTCGGAGTCAGCCTGCTCAGCCCCACGTCGGCCGGGGAGTGGCGCGCGAAGTGCCGCCGCGCCGAACAGCTCGGCTATGACGTGATCCTGGTCCCCGACCATCTGGGCATGCCGGCCCCGTTCCCCTCGCTGGTGGCCGCGGCGGAGGCGACCGAGCGGCCGCGGCTCGGCACCTTCGTGCTCAACGCGGGCTTCTGGAACCCGACGCTGCTGGCCCGCGAGGTCGCCACCACGGACGCGCTGACCGGCGGACGGCTGGAGCTGGGGCTCGGCACCGGATACGTGCCCGCCGAGCACGAGAAGGCGGGTCTGCCGTGGGGGTCGCCCGGCGAGCGGGTGGACCATCTGCTGCGCACGGTCGAGGAGGTGGACCGGCTCCTCGGTTCCGCCGACCACCAGCCGCGCCCCGCGCAGCGGCCCCGGGTGCCGCTGCTGATCGGCGCCAACGGTGACCAGATGCTGCGCGCCACCGCCGAACACGCGGACATCGCGGCGTTCACCGGCGCGCGGGCGGTCGGGGGCGGGAAGCTGGAACCGCTGACCGCCGAGGAGCTGGACGAACGGGTCGGCCGGTACCAGGAGTTCGCCGCCGGGCGCAAGGAACCGGCCGAGCTCAACCTGCTGATCCAGATCGTCGAGCTGACCGACGATCGCGCCGCCGCCGTGCGGCCGTGGCTCGGTCATCTGCCGAACCTCAGCGAGGAGCAGGCCCTGCGGCTGCCGTTGGTCCTGGTGGGGACGCTGGAGGAGATCGTCGACCAGGTCCTGGCGCAGCGGGAGCGGTACGGCTTCTCGTACCTGACCGTCCTGGAGCCGAACATGGAGGCCTTCGCGAAGGTGGTCGAGGCACTGCGGGGTAGGTGA